The Sphaerisporangium siamense genome includes the window GGCGCAGGGCCAGCAAATGCTGGTCGCGATCTTCCAGGCGCTTGCTCAAGTCGGGGCGGCTTTATCGCCGATATTCGTGGCGCTGGCCGGGGCCATCGCCGCGATCGCCCCTCAGATCGCCGCCATAGCCACCGTGGTGGGACCGGTGCTCACCACGGCGATCAACGCCATCGGTCCCGCCATCGCTGCTCTCGGACCGGGGATCACTGCGGTGATCGGCGGGATCGGCCAGGCGGTCCAGGCGCTGGCCCCCGCGCTGCTGCCGCTCGGCCATGCCATCGGCGCCGTGTTCACGACTCTCGCGCCAGTGCTGGCCGCCATCGGTCCCGCGATCGCTTCGCTGCTGCCCGGAATTGAGGCGTTCGGCAAGGCACTGGCCACGGGGATCGCCGCTCTGGCACCCGCACTCGGACCTATCGGCCAGGCGATCTCCGGTGTTCTGGTCGCGGTGTCACCGCTCCTTCCGGTGATCGGCCAGCTTGCCGCGTTGATCGCAACCACGCTAGCGGCGGGAGTGCAGGCCATCCTTCCCGCCATCCGGACGCTGGTCGGGGCGTTCGCGCAGATCATCCAAGCTCTGTCGCCGGTGCTGCCAGTGATCGGACAGCTGGCCGTGCTGATCGCCACCAGCCTCACCAGCGGCGTGCAGGCGATCCTGCCGTCGATCCAGCTGCTAGTCGGCGCCTTCGCCCAGACTGTTCAGGCGCTGTCGCCGGTGATCCCCCTGCTGATCGGCCTGGCCGCGACGCTGATCAACTCGCTGGTGCCCGCGCTGGCGCCGCTGCTGCCGCAGATCGCTCAGCTGATCACTCAGCTGGTGTCCGGGCTCGTCCCCGCCATCACGCCGCTGATCCCGATCGTCGCGCAGATCGCGGCCACCATCGGCCAGTTCTTCGTCTCAGCCATCGGCCTGCTGGTTCAGGCGATCACGCCGCTGTTGCCGGTGATCTCGCAGATGACCCAGATGGTGGGTAAGGCGCTGCTCGACGCGCTGATCCAGATCGCCCCGTCGCTCCTTTCGGTGATCGGCGCCTTCCTCCAGCTGCTGCCCGCGCTGACGCCGATCCTGCCCGCGCTGGGGCAGCTGGTGGTCGCGCTCCTGCCGGTCGCCGTCGAACTGATCAAGGCGCTGGCGCCGGTCGCAGTCGCGCTGGTGTCGGCGATCGCCCAGCTGGTCGCCGCGATCACCCCGCTGCTGCCCGTGCTGGCCGGCGTGATCGCATGGATAGCGCCGCTCATCACCTGGGTCGTGAAGCTCGCCGGGTCGATCCTGGAGAAGCTGATCCCCGTCTTCGCCTGGCTGGTCGACAAGGTGACGTGGGCGATCAAACTGGTCGTCGGGATCTTCCAATGGCTTTACGACACGTTGATCGGCCACAGCATCATCCCCGACCTGATCAACGGGATCACGAAGTGGATCTCTGGCCTGCCCGCCATGTTCGCCGACTGGTTCGGCAGGGCCAAGGACTGGGCCATCGCCAAGTTCAACGACCTGCTCAACTGGGTCCGAGGCCTGCCAGGGCAGATCCTCGGCGCGCTGAGCAACATGGGCAACCTGCTCGGCAGCGTCGGCCACAACCTGATCGTCGGGTTCTGGAACGGCATGGTCGGCATGTTCGACTGGCTGAAGAACTCGATCTACAACTTCTTCTCGTCGATGATGCCGGACTGGGTGAAGCAGGCCCTCGGCATCGCCTCACCGAGCAAGGTGTTCGCCGCCCTCGGAAAGTTCATCCCCGCCGGCCTGGCGATGGGCATCGACGCCGCGTCGGGTCTGGTGGCCAGCGCCGCGGAGCGCATGGCCGCCGTGGCCACGATCAGCGTGCAGCCTGCACTGTCCACGGCGGGCGGGCCGCCGGTGCTCGCCGCTACCGGCTCGGCGGCCCCGGTGGCCGTCGGCGCAGGAGGCCGGACGGGTAGCGGGCCCATCATCCAGGGGGACTTCGTGCTGAACCTCAACGGCGCCAAGGTGGACCTGAAGGACCTCGGCGCGGCCGGGCGGGAGCTGATGATCCAGATCCGCGAGGGGCTGCGCCGGCTCGAGGTTGAGGCGTCGTGAGCGTCGTGGGCCGCGTCACCCTGACCGACGGCTTCGAGGTAGCCGAGACCGGCGAGCAGACGCTGGAGCTTTCGGGCGTGGAGGCCTACCCCGGGGCGCTGACCCGCGCCGAGGCGGTGGCCAGGCACATCGACATCCTCGGGCTCCGCGGCAGCGTGGTGCAGGTGCAGCTGGTGCCGAAGAGCGAGCGGAACGGGTACGCCACGGTGACCAGCTCCTCGGCGACGCTGCGCGATTACGGCGGCGAGTCCGGGATCGTGGAATGGAAGCTGTCGCTGCTCCGGCACGGCGCCGACAGCATCATCGACCTGGAGTCGCGGTTGACCGGGGCCGTGAGAGCGAACGACTTCTCGCTAGCGGGGGAGCGGTGGCACGCGCCACCGCCCGGGCACTACGGCTACTTCACCGGCTCGACCATCCCGAGCACGATGACCCGCACCGGGGTCGACGGGGTGATGACGGTCTACCGGGGCGTGCCGGCCGGGGTGTCGCCGCGGTGGGGCTGCGCGGTGGCCGACTACCAGCGCGGCCGCGCGCGGATCCTGGCCGGGTTCCCGGGCCGCGAGGTGACGGGGCTGGACCAGCAGGTCCCCGCATCCCAGTGGGAGATCGGCAACGGCCTGGTCCGGGCCAGCTTCTTGTTCACCGCCGGCTCCCTGGAGGTCGCGTCGTACACCGGCGGCGCCTGGCGGCCGAAGGTCTGGAACGTCGACATCGGCGCCGGGCCGATCACCTCGTGGGACTCGGCGTCGATCCTGCGCAACGACCCCGAGGCGTGCAGCCTGCGGCTCACCGACTCCCGCTCGCCTGGCCGCGTCGCCCTGGACCTCACCGTGCGGCGTGGCTCGCGGCTGATCGAGGGATATCTCCAACGCGGCGACTCCGGGACGATCAGCGTCTACCTGGCCACTGCGGAGACGATGACCAACAACACCTCCTACCTCGTGCGGTCGACGGACGATGCGAACAGCAACCGGGCCACCTGCGGCAGCGCGCGGACATTCACCGCACACGCCAACGGCGGCCTCACCAAGACCTCGGTGACCGCGATGGACTTCTACCTCGGCGTGGTGGCCGGCGGCGCCGCGGCGGTGTCGGGTGACCAGGCGACGAACCTGCGCGACCAGTACATCGCGGCGATGCCAGAGACGACGGGGGCGGTGAGGCGATGAGCGTCACCGAGGTCATCCAGGCGCTCGGCTCGTGGGGCGTAACCCTGTCGGCGGAGACACCTCAGGAGATCATCGACGACCTCGACTTCTTCGGGCACGTCGCGATAGTGCCGGGCCGGGTCAATCCGGCCGAGTACGGCGACAACCTTCTGACAATGGCGCGCTACGTCGGCGTGCTGACCCGCCGCGACGTCGACGAGCGCAAGGTCATCGGCGGACAGGGCATGGCGGTCTGGCTCGGTGACGCCGACGACAAGGGGGAGGTCCTCGAGTCCCCGGTCACCATCACCGGGCAGACCTTCCCGAACGCGATCCGCGCGCTGCTCGGCTCGGGCACCGCCGTCATCGAGGGCACCTTGTTCAGCGTCGCGGGAACCTACACCGGCCGCCACCAGTGGGAGAGCAGACGCTCGGCCATCGACTACGTCTGCCAGACCATGGGCGCGGAGTGGCGCGTCAACGGCAACGGCACCCTCGACGCTGGCCCGGCCGCCAACCTCTGGCTCACCTCGCCGCAGTGCGTCATCGTCCGCAAGGGCGCCGGCCGCGACCTGACCCTCACGGGCCTGCCGGGGGAGATCCAGCTGACCCGCGACGTCGAGGACTGGACGTCCCGTGTGGTGCTGCTGGCTGAGGGCGAGGGCGACGCGGTCGCCACCGGCAGCGCGAACATCGCCTCGAACCCCTACGTGGACTTGCGTGGCCAGCCAGTGAAGCGGACCCGGGTGATCAGCGAGTCCGGCACCGCCACCGGCAACGCGGCCGCCAGGGCCCAGCTCCAGCTCAACCGCTTCACCGGCACCCGCAACGCGCTGCGCCTTTCCGCCGAGGACTACGAAATCCGCGGCACCTTCCGCCCCGGCGACTGGGTATGGGTGTACGACCCCGAGTCCGGCCTCGTCGACACCAACAACGAGATCACCTTCCGAAGCCAGCGGATCAACCCGATCAAGCTGCGCGCCGTCGAAACGACCTGGCCGGTCGTCGAGGGCATGACGGTCGGCTACCGGACGCTGGCCGGCACCTGGCTGGACCTGACCAACTACGTGGCCTTCGAGGACGGGCAGACCTCCATCACCGTGGGCGAGCTCGGCCGGTCGCTAACCAACGCCGGTACCGAGCCGGTGGGAGACCGGCCGATCCCGGACTCGACGATCCCGGGCACGGTGACCTGGGTGAACCCGTTCGGGACGTCGGTGTACCTGGACGGGCTCGGCAACACCCGCGCCAGGATCATCACCGCCTGGCAGGTGCCGCTCAACGCCGACGGCAGCACGATCCTGGACGGCGACCACTACGAGATCGGCTACGGGGTCACCCCGGCCAGCTCATGGGAGACGGCCTACGCCGCGTGGGGCGACCTACAGGCCGTCGTCGGAGACCTGTCACCCGGCGTCACCTACGACTTCCGGATCCGCGCGGTCGACAGGGCTGGCAACACGGGCTCCTGGTCGACGACCGCGAGCGCGACGGCGAACCCCGACACCATCCCGCCGTCCACGCCAGCCCCGCCCACCGTGGCCGCGTCGCTGATCGCCATCCAGGTCAGCCACACGCTCGGCAAGGCGTCAGGCGGGACCTTCAACCTCGAGCTGGACCTGGACCACCTGGAGGTCCACGTCGGCGCGAGCTCGGGCTTCACGCCGGACGCGACCACGCTGCGCGGCAAGGTGCCGGCCAACGCGGGCATGCTCCAGGCCGGGATCGCCGCGGTCGGCACCGTACCGGAGTCGAACACCACCCTGCGGCACGTCAAGGTCATCGCCGTGGACATGGCCGGCAACCGGTCCGCGCCCAGCAACAGCGCGACGGTGACCGCGCTGCTCATCGACGACGCCCACATCACCGACCTCAGCGTGTCCAAGGTGACCGCCGGGACCGTGTCGGCGAACTGGCTGCTCGGCGCGAGCATCGGCACCGCCGCCTCGGGAGCGCGCGTCGAGCTCAACGCCACCGGCCTGCACGGGTTCAACGCGGGCGGCCTCGAAACGGTGAGCCTGCTGAACACCGGGACCTTCACGCTGCGCACCGGCCTCACCGGCGCCCGCGTTGTCCTCGACAGCACCGGCCTGGAGATGTACGACGTCGGCGGCAACAAGACCGTCGATTTCAACGCCGGCGACGGCACCGCTCTGATCGTGGGCCAGGTCACCAGCTCGCAGACGGCGTCGAAACGGCTGGTCGTCAACCCTGGGCCGACGCTCGGCGCGTACGAGCCGGAGATCCGGCTATACGAGGAGTTCGCCGCTGGCGAGTACCACTACTGGACGCAGGACATCGGCGGTACGCACGCCTGCGAACTCGGATCGGCCAAGCAAGCCGACCGCAAGATCCGCCTGCGAATGGAGTCGGCAGCGGGGTGGGATCTGCAACAGATGAACGCCTCCATGTCGGCGACCACCGGCGGGTACATCACCGCCTACGGCTACATCGAGATGGGGTACGCGCCCGCCGCGAACGCGAAGATCCGGATCGACAGCAGCAACGTCGACGTCGGCTACATCAACAACGGCAACGCCTTCTACCGGGCCACCAGCAGCGGCTGGCTGGACTTCTTCGGCCGCCTGGGCATGCCCGGCGGGGACGGCGCGTTCGCGCGAGGCAATGCGGTCATCCCCGGCGGGTCTGCCGGCGCGAGCGTGAGCTACGGGATGACCTTCACCGGTGGCACGGTCTTCGCGACCACCGGGATGCTGTACACCCCCGGCGGAACCTACGCCCACCTCATCAACGGGCGGACCAACTCCGGGTTGTCCTTCCTGGCGAACAACCCGACGCCGCCGATCCAGTACGAGATCAGCTACTTCGGATGGAAACAGTGATCACGAGAGAGATCATCGACGCCTACGCGATGGTGCATCCGGACGGGGTCGAGCGGTGGACGATCGTCACCCGCCAACCGGACGGGACGTTGTGGCCGTACCTGCTGCCGAGCGAGACCTTCGAGAACCTCGCGGTCATGTACGGCCTGGACCCCGACGACATCGACGAGCTGCTGCGCGTGGCCATGCTGGAGTTGCACATCGCCGAGCCGCGGCTCCCGGGGAACTTCGCCGCGGACCCGGCGGCCGCTGCGGGGCACGTGCGGGACGGGCGGCCGGTCGTCGTGGAGACCGCCGAGACCACGGAGCAGGCCCGGGAGGCGCACCTGGCCCGCGTCGCGTGGGTGGAAGAGAACGAGGTGCGGATCGTGACCCCCAAGCCGGGCCGGCGGCGCATGCTCCGCGCGCTCGACATCGACTCGGAGGCCGATGTCGAGGTGGACGCCCACGAACGCCTCGCCCAGCTCAAAGCGACCTACCAGGCCGACCACGACCGCATGCGTGACAAGAGACAGATGCTGAGCCGCGCCATCGGGAGACAGGTGTGATGACGGAGGGGGCCGTGCAGGTCGACCTGGGGCGCTACGTCGAGCAGGTGGAGGCCCAGCGCAACGTGGCGCTGAGCGAGGCGGCGAAGTGGCGGGCCGCCGCCGAGCAGGTCATGGAGGAGTGCGACCAGCTCAGGGCCGAGCTGGCCGCACTCAAGGAGTAGCTATGGAACATCCACGACCTCGATTGTCCACGGGCAGGGTCCTGTGATCTCCAGGTGGAAGGAGCCTGCGTTGTACTGCGGCGTGGTCTTGTCCGCCGACGCGCCGGTCTCGTTGACCACAAGGTCTACGTACTTGGTTCCATCCAGCAGAGTGGCCGACATGCCGCCCGTACCGATCGAGGTCTTCGAGCAGTCGTAGGTGTAGTGGAGCGCCCACGAGGCGTCCACGGTGAACTGCTGGGTGTTCTTCCGCCCATTGCCGTTGTCGGTGAGCAGCACCTTGCGTTCGCCCGCCGCAGGGGGTTGTGCCTGAGGCTGGCTGGTCTGCTGGGTCTCGGCGGGTGGGGCGGATGTGGTGGGTTGCACGGCTGGCGGCGCGGATGGGGGAGCGGTGCTGTTCGCGCAGGTCCGCGATGCTTGCTTCTCGGCAGCGAGCTGCTCGACGGTCTTGGATCGGTAGTCGGCCTGAGTCTCGGCTTCCGGGATGAACCGCCACCGGCCGTCCTCGTACTTGAAGTCATAGGTGAACGCGCCGATCAGTCTGGTGACCTGTACCTTCGCGGTGTCGCCCTGCACCATTGCGGATTGGACGTTATAGCGGATTCCTTGCGCGATCGGCTTGCACAGCTCGAAGAGTCGCGCGTAGTCCCTCCGGGAGATCAGGCCCTGGGCGTCGATCGTCCAGCCGTCCCAGAACGCTCCGTAGTTCCCTGCCGCGTAGGCGTCGAACAGCTTCTGAGCGGCCCCACGAGCGCCTGCCTCGGTGTGAGGCTGGTCTTCGGCATCATCGGCCGGCGCGACAGCGACCAGGTTGGGGCTGCGCTCCTCCTGACTGCCGGATGTCGGGTTGAGCACCAGGACGATCGTGACGGCACAGATGGCCACGATCGCCGCCGAGACCAGCGAGATGACAATGACCACGAAGCGAGAGGTCGACACGGCTCAGATCCAGCAGCCATCACCGATCAGCTCAGCCGTATCTGCGACATAGCGGACCTGTAACGCCTGTAACGACTGCATGATTCCTCGCTTCCGTCGGGGGGCGCGTGTAGGACGTCGCTGCCGCACGCAAGGTTGACACGAAAAGACCGTTCCTATCAGGGATTCGGCATATGTCGGAGGACTCTCTGTGAGCGACGACACCGATGTGCGGCTCGCCCGCATCGAGGCGAAGGTCGATGTGGTCATCGCGCAGACCGCGACCGAGAAAGCGCGCGTCGACGACCACGAGGTCCGGCTGCGCACGGTCGAGGCGAGCAACACCAGCAAGGCGGTCGACGACCATGAAGGCCGCATCCGCGCGATCGAGAAGTGGAAGTATGCTCTCCCGCTCGCTACGCTCGCCGCTCTCATCGCTGGGGCGGCTTCCGTCATCGCCGCCATCAAGGGAGGCTGAATGTCCATCGACCTGATCACCCGCAAGGCGTGGGGCGCCCGGCCGCCGAAAGGCAGCTACTCCGCGCTGTCCTCGACCAAGGGCGTCAAGGTCCACTACACCGGCGACCGTGTCGACCCGGGGCTCCTGGATGACCATGACCGGTGCGTCGCCAAGGTGCGGCAGGTGCAGGCGTTCCACATGAACGGCAACGGCTGGATCGATATCGGCTACAGCATGGTCGCCTGCCCGCACCGCAAGGTCTTCGTCGGCCGCGGCCCTGGGCACGTGTGCGCGGCCAACGGGGCCGGCCTGAATTCCGCCCACTACGCCGTCCTGGCCCTCGTCGGCAACTCCGGGCTCGTCGAGCCGAACGACGAGCTGCTGCTCGGCGTGCTGGACGCGATCGACTACCTGCGCGAGCACGGCGGTGCCGGCCACGAGATCAAGGGACACCGCGACGGCTACGCCACCGACTGCCCCGGGGGTGCGCTGTACGCGTGGGTGCGCAAGGGAGCGCCGCGCCCTGGCGGGAAGTCGCCTGCGCCGACCATCCCGGCCAGCGGCACCAAGTCGCCGCTCTTCCCCGGTCGGCTGCTCGCCTACCCGCCGGTGGTCCGCGGCGAGGACGTGCGCGTCTGGCAGACGCAGATGAAGCGCCGCGGCTGGGCCATCGACGTGGACGGCGCCTACGGGGCCGCCTCGCGCGCGGTGTGCGTGGCGTTCCAGAAGGAGAAGGGCCTGGGTGCCGACGGCGTTGTCGGCCGTGACACCTGGCGCGCGGCGTTCGAGCTGCCGGTCACCTGACAAGCGGCCCGATCTCATCCCGCCTCACATACCGGATCGCTTTGGACCTGCGGAGACCCCGCAGGTCTTCTGTTTTCGACCTCATTTGAGGAGGACGTCATGTCCAATTTCCTGACCAGCCTGGCGCGTACGGCCGCGTCCAAACTCGTCGGTGGCGCGGTCGGCCTGGCCGCCGGGCTCGGCATCGCCGTCCCCGCAGAGTTGTCGGAGTCCGCGACCCTGGCGGTGTCCGGCGCGCTGGTCGTTGGCGGCCAGCTCGCCTACTACGTCGCGGCCCGGTGGCTGGAGCGTGCCTATCCGTGGATCGGGAAGCTGCTGCTGTGGTCGGGCAAGCAGCCGGTGTATGGGCCACAAGCGGCGCTGCCCGCGATGCAGGCCGCCGCGCAGGCGTCCAGGCGGTTCGGTTCCTCGGCGCGATAAACACGCGTCGGGCACCCGGCAGATACGACCGGCCTCGTCCTCCTCAGGGAGGCGGGGCCGCCTTTCTGCATCGCCCAGGCGACCTTAACCGGAAAG containing:
- a CDS encoding phage tail protein; its protein translation is MANAIKNLLIRLTVSENTDRGIAKVNRNLEQAADRADRANKSFGGLHLSLGRLGDAASGLGGHLAGVGRQLGSLAVGVTASVAKYAAAAGAMATLAAGAASAASSVLSLVAALAPAAGALAAVPGAVAGFIAINAVLKLSLYAVGDAMKAAYDNDAKKFESALEKLTPAARDFAQEFKATVPAMKEFQQAAQTGFFSQLNGSLGHFVDLLRGTQPWIEGLANNLGYFARQVLVFATAENSVRQFNSILGSTSGVLTGLGGGLQPLLAGFLDLAVVGANFLRGLSIGIGDASARFGAWLSQISGSGQALQWMNDALAVFKQLGAILGDVGGIARSVFTAMQTAGTGALGVVGQLLDRVNTFLKSAQGQQMLVAIFQALAQVGAALSPIFVALAGAIAAIAPQIAAIATVVGPVLTTAINAIGPAIAALGPGITAVIGGIGQAVQALAPALLPLGHAIGAVFTTLAPVLAAIGPAIASLLPGIEAFGKALATGIAALAPALGPIGQAISGVLVAVSPLLPVIGQLAALIATTLAAGVQAILPAIRTLVGAFAQIIQALSPVLPVIGQLAVLIATSLTSGVQAILPSIQLLVGAFAQTVQALSPVIPLLIGLAATLINSLVPALAPLLPQIAQLITQLVSGLVPAITPLIPIVAQIAATIGQFFVSAIGLLVQAITPLLPVISQMTQMVGKALLDALIQIAPSLLSVIGAFLQLLPALTPILPALGQLVVALLPVAVELIKALAPVAVALVSAIAQLVAAITPLLPVLAGVIAWIAPLITWVVKLAGSILEKLIPVFAWLVDKVTWAIKLVVGIFQWLYDTLIGHSIIPDLINGITKWISGLPAMFADWFGRAKDWAIAKFNDLLNWVRGLPGQILGALSNMGNLLGSVGHNLIVGFWNGMVGMFDWLKNSIYNFFSSMMPDWVKQALGIASPSKVFAALGKFIPAGLAMGIDAASGLVASAAERMAAVATISVQPALSTAGGPPVLAATGSAAPVAVGAGGRTGSGPIIQGDFVLNLNGAKVDLKDLGAAGRELMIQIREGLRRLEVEAS
- a CDS encoding fibronectin type III domain-containing protein; its protein translation is MSVTEVIQALGSWGVTLSAETPQEIIDDLDFFGHVAIVPGRVNPAEYGDNLLTMARYVGVLTRRDVDERKVIGGQGMAVWLGDADDKGEVLESPVTITGQTFPNAIRALLGSGTAVIEGTLFSVAGTYTGRHQWESRRSAIDYVCQTMGAEWRVNGNGTLDAGPAANLWLTSPQCVIVRKGAGRDLTLTGLPGEIQLTRDVEDWTSRVVLLAEGEGDAVATGSANIASNPYVDLRGQPVKRTRVISESGTATGNAAARAQLQLNRFTGTRNALRLSAEDYEIRGTFRPGDWVWVYDPESGLVDTNNEITFRSQRINPIKLRAVETTWPVVEGMTVGYRTLAGTWLDLTNYVAFEDGQTSITVGELGRSLTNAGTEPVGDRPIPDSTIPGTVTWVNPFGTSVYLDGLGNTRARIITAWQVPLNADGSTILDGDHYEIGYGVTPASSWETAYAAWGDLQAVVGDLSPGVTYDFRIRAVDRAGNTGSWSTTASATANPDTIPPSTPAPPTVAASLIAIQVSHTLGKASGGTFNLELDLDHLEVHVGASSGFTPDATTLRGKVPANAGMLQAGIAAVGTVPESNTTLRHVKVIAVDMAGNRSAPSNSATVTALLIDDAHITDLSVSKVTAGTVSANWLLGASIGTAASGARVELNATGLHGFNAGGLETVSLLNTGTFTLRTGLTGARVVLDSTGLEMYDVGGNKTVDFNAGDGTALIVGQVTSSQTASKRLVVNPGPTLGAYEPEIRLYEEFAAGEYHYWTQDIGGTHACELGSAKQADRKIRLRMESAAGWDLQQMNASMSATTGGYITAYGYIEMGYAPAANAKIRIDSSNVDVGYINNGNAFYRATSSGWLDFFGRLGMPGGDGAFARGNAVIPGGSAGASVSYGMTFTGGTVFATTGMLYTPGGTYAHLINGRTNSGLSFLANNPTPPIQYEISYFGWKQ
- a CDS encoding peptidoglycan recognition protein family protein produces the protein MSIDLITRKAWGARPPKGSYSALSSTKGVKVHYTGDRVDPGLLDDHDRCVAKVRQVQAFHMNGNGWIDIGYSMVACPHRKVFVGRGPGHVCAANGAGLNSAHYAVLALVGNSGLVEPNDELLLGVLDAIDYLREHGGAGHEIKGHRDGYATDCPGGALYAWVRKGAPRPGGKSPAPTIPASGTKSPLFPGRLLAYPPVVRGEDVRVWQTQMKRRGWAIDVDGAYGAASRAVCVAFQKEKGLGADGVVGRDTWRAAFELPVT